The Rhipicephalus sanguineus isolate Rsan-2018 unplaced genomic scaffold, BIME_Rsan_1.4 Seq500, whole genome shotgun sequence genome includes a region encoding these proteins:
- the LOC119377610 gene encoding uncharacterized protein LOC119377610: MGDGHQYCSAREKVAMAPYDLTLTVNSDGSPVYKSSKFNIWPVQVIVNELPPRLRWSNVMTPLLWYGQQHPHMPMLLQAFVQQLEKLNASGITWTLSGTQVCSKMHLPELRCSRWYNSMGTSAVAGATIQGPMLKLTGTIKYCMDQPYPDRTDEQTLADMSAACRTGTIVHGVKGPSPLINLPGFSPAWSWCPDYMHCVLLGVSRQLTELWFSDTGTEYYCGMPSTMRLINERLCKIRMPVCVSRQPRSLQVRKYWKASEWQYWLLHYSVPCLTDVLGEKYLTHWSLLVSGVFLLLKDSISNADVDLSTQLLTEFVVGVEFLYGRKNMTYNVHQVLHLPKSALLFGPLWAHSCFTFETNMGRLLQLITSANGVALQVATRLLLRSSLLVMKARASSHVLSLIQESSAKECLDSITPLGKPEVVRDVSAHTQLQEKEVVEFRRVKVRGAVIASERYSKHVRSNSTAVVLPDGTYARAKRIFCSRESSGEEHFYIITEAYSVDSILPSGHIKTARKQGHECLFMIDTQTQPCIYFCFNNREYFCDFVNSYEWF; this comes from the exons ATGGGAGATGGTCATCAGTACTGCAGTGCACGCGAAAAGGTTGCCATGGCTCCATATGATTTGACGTTGACTGTGAACAGTGACGGAAGTCCTGTTTACAAATCGTCCAAGTTTAACATATGGCCTGTTCAAGTCATTGTAAACGAACTGCCACCCCGGCTGCGCTGGAGCAATGTTATGACACCACTTTTGTGGTATGGACAACAACATCCACATATGCCAATGCTTCTGCAGGCATTTGTGCAACAACTAGAGAAGTTGAATGCGAGTGGCATCACGTGGACACTTTCTGGCACACAAGTGTGCTCCAAG ATGCACCTGCCAGAGCTGCGATGCAGCAGATGGTACAATTCAATGGGTACTTCGGCTGTAGCTGGTGCTACCATCCAGGGACCAATGTTGAAG TTAACAGGTACCATCAAATACTGCATGGATCAACCCTACCCCGACCGCACCGACGAACAGACCCTGGCCGACATGAGCGCTGCTTGCCGTACTGGAACCATTGTACACGGAGTGAAGGGCCCCTCTCCTCTTATTAACTTGCCAGGCTTTAGTCCTGCTTGGTCATGGTGCCCCGATTACATGCATTGTGTCTTGCTTGGCGTCTCGAGACAGTTAACTGAATTGTGGTTCTCGGATACAGGGACAGAATATTACTGTGGCATGCCGTCTACCATGAGGCTTATAAATGAAAGGCTTTGTAAAATACGAATGCCTGTATGTGTAAGCCGTCAGCCAAGGTCGCTGCAGGTGAGAAAGTATTGGAAGGCCTCAGAATGGCAGTACTGGCTTCTTCATTACAGTGTGCCTTGTCTGACTGACGTGCTTGGGGAGAAGTACTTGACTCACTGGAGCCTTCTTGTGTCAGGTGTGTTTCTCCTGCTGAAGGATTCGATTTCAAATGCAGATGTAGACCTCAGCACACAGCTGCTGACAGAGTTTGTCGTTGGAGTTGAATTTTTGTACGGCCGGAAGAACATGACATACAACGTTCACCAGGTGCTGCATTTACCAAAGTCTGCTCTTTTGTTTGGTCCTTTATGGGCACATTCTTGTTTCACATTTGAAACAAATATGGGCAGACTTTTGCAGCTAATTACATCTGCCAATGGAGTGGCCTTGCAAGTTGCTACTAGGCTTCTGCTGCGCAGCAGTTTGTTAGTTATGAAGGCGCGTGCAAGCAGCCATGTACTTTCGTTAATACAAGAAAGCTCTGCAAAAGAATGCTTGGACAGCATTACTCCCCTAGGCAAGCCTGAAGTAGTACGCGATGTTTCTGCACATACGCAACTGCAGGAAAAAGAGGTGGTTGAGTTTCGTAGGGTGAAGGTTCGGGGTGCTGTAATTGCCTCAGAAAGGTACAGCAAGCATGTGAGATCCAACAGCACTGCTGTTGTCCTTCCAGATGGCACTTATGCCAGGGCAAAAAGAATATTCTGCTCGAGAGAATCATCTGGAGAAGAACACTTCTACATTATCACCGAGGCATACAGTGTTGACTCCATTCTGCCAAGTGGGCACATCAAAACCGCAAGAAAACAAGGCCATGAATGTCTCTTCATGATTGATACACAAACACAACCATGTATATACTTTTGTTTTAATAATCGTGAGTACTTTTGTGATTTCGTTAACTCCTATGAATGGTTTTGA